A portion of the Segatella copri DSM 18205 genome contains these proteins:
- a CDS encoding phosphatase PAP2 family protein yields MFSIYLIILLAVLVAWKKTRRFAFYFLPWFLFGIIYDSMRLYPNYMVNDIDVANLYHAEKSLFGIAASSSAELQAVADHSQLMIPGEYFKVHHCGFADFWAGIFYLCWVPVPIAFALYLYLTKQLKWFRRFSWAFLLVNVIGFIGYYIYPAAPPWYAMNYGFEAVLNTPGNVAGLGRWDAMTGLHVFHGLYGKNANVFAAVPSLHAAYMFLTTIYAVMSRKRWYTVVLFACICLGIWWTAVYSGHHYIIDVMLGILTTIVGVLLMESKRIWARLKKNS; encoded by the coding sequence GTGTTTAGTATCTATCTGATTATCCTCCTGGCGGTACTCGTAGCCTGGAAGAAGACACGCCGTTTTGCCTTCTATTTTCTGCCTTGGTTCCTCTTTGGAATCATCTACGATTCGATGCGCCTTTATCCTAACTATATGGTGAACGATATTGATGTGGCGAATCTCTATCATGCAGAAAAGTCGCTCTTTGGTATTGCTGCTTCATCCAGCGCAGAACTGCAGGCTGTAGCCGACCATAGCCAGCTGATGATTCCGGGCGAATACTTCAAGGTTCACCATTGCGGTTTTGCCGATTTCTGGGCAGGCATCTTCTATCTCTGCTGGGTTCCGGTGCCTATCGCCTTTGCCCTTTATCTGTATCTTACGAAACAGCTTAAATGGTTCAGACGTTTCTCCTGGGCTTTCCTGCTGGTGAATGTCATCGGCTTCATCGGCTATTACATCTATCCGGCTGCTCCGCCCTGGTATGCGATGAACTATGGCTTCGAGGCTGTGCTCAATACACCGGGTAATGTGGCTGGTCTGGGCAGATGGGACGCAATGACCGGACTGCATGTGTTCCACGGACTCTATGGCAAGAATGCCAATGTCTTTGCTGCCGTGCCTAGCCTGCATGCTGCCTATATGTTCCTCACCACGATTTATGCTGTGATGAGCCGTAAACGCTGGTATACGGTGGTGCTCTTCGCCTGCATCTGTCTGGGCATCTGGTGGACGGCAGTCTATTCCGGTCATCATTATATCATCGATGTCATGTTGGGTATTCTTACTA
- a CDS encoding CDP-alcohol phosphatidyltransferase family protein produces the protein MNYRDFLQKVIYAIINPLIKGMIAVGITPNIVTFVGFLGNIVAAGFFLDAAWMLGTEQADYASCMVTVGWGGFIILAAGLFDMMDGRLARMSGKSSLFGALWDSTLDRYSELVSLFGICLIFVRMQGDMIWFWMGVVTFAAMIGSVMVSYVRARAEGLDIECKVGFMQRPERVVVTAVTAMITGFTGNIWWLAGGMILIAVLANITAFWRIWHCYVVMNTHK, from the coding sequence ATGAATTATAGAGATTTCTTACAAAAAGTTATCTATGCCATCATCAATCCACTTATCAAGGGGATGATAGCAGTAGGTATTACTCCTAACATTGTCACCTTCGTAGGATTCCTGGGCAATATTGTGGCAGCCGGTTTCTTCCTTGATGCTGCATGGATGCTCGGAACAGAGCAGGCTGATTATGCATCTTGCATGGTTACTGTAGGATGGGGTGGATTCATCATCCTCGCAGCCGGTCTCTTCGATATGATGGATGGCCGATTGGCACGTATGAGCGGCAAGAGCAGTCTCTTCGGTGCACTCTGGGATTCTACACTCGACCGCTACAGCGAACTGGTAAGTCTCTTTGGCATCTGCCTCATCTTCGTACGTATGCAGGGCGATATGATCTGGTTCTGGATGGGCGTAGTCACCTTTGCAGCGATGATCGGTTCTGTGATGGTAAGTTATGTCCGTGCCCGTGCTGAGGGTTTGGATATTGAGTGCAAGGTAGGTTTCATGCAGCGTCCTGAGCGCGTTGTGGTTACCGCTGTTACTGCGATGATTACCGGCTTTACAGGCAATATCTGGTGGCTGGCTGGCGGCATGATTCTGATTGCCGTTCTGGCAAACATCACCGCTTTCTGGCGCATCTGGCATTGTTATGTTGTGATGAACACTCATAAATAA
- a CDS encoding phosphatidylglycerophosphatase A family protein, whose product MNNKGNLTDERPPLLPVIIGTGFGSGFWPWGPGTAGSVLATLIWAALAYGLGITGESLQSITFFLVIVSTILGTWATAQLQPYWGEDPSRVVIDEMAGVWIPLSLLTPLTAQGEVKDAWWWALVALVLFRFFDMVKPLGIKKLDNRQGAFYVMADDLLGGFYAAVSLIIIKIILVSAGII is encoded by the coding sequence ATGAATAACAAGGGAAATCTTACCGACGAGCGGCCTCCTTTGCTGCCCGTCATCATAGGAACCGGTTTCGGCAGTGGCTTCTGGCCTTGGGGACCGGGAACGGCTGGCTCTGTATTGGCAACCCTCATCTGGGCAGCCCTGGCTTACGGACTCGGCATTACGGGTGAGAGTCTGCAGAGTATCACCTTCTTTCTCGTTATTGTTTCTACCATTCTGGGCACTTGGGCAACAGCGCAGTTGCAGCCTTACTGGGGCGAGGATCCCAGCCGTGTGGTCATCGATGAGATGGCTGGCGTGTGGATTCCCCTGTCGTTGCTGACCCCGCTTACGGCACAGGGCGAAGTGAAAGATGCCTGGTGGTGGGCATTGGTGGCACTTGTTCTCTTCCGCTTCTTTGATATGGTGAAACCGCTGGGCATCAAGAAACTGGATAACAGGCAGGGCGCCTTCTATGTGATGGCTGATGATCTGCTGGGCGGCTTCTATGCAGCCGTTTCTTTAATCATCATCAAAATCATACTGGTTTCGGCTGGAATCATCTAG